The sequence below is a genomic window from Silene latifolia isolate original U9 population chromosome 7, ASM4854445v1, whole genome shotgun sequence.
cagcctttacattagggggtaccatgggtaaaaaaatggaacctcaagggtaccataggcagatttttaaaagtaggggtaacatggaaaatctaacaaaattaaggggtaccacgggaaatttccgtatctcaattatgttaatttttttttttgaagaaaaacaacgtacaaatattaacggagagtacttgatcatattattaaatttaaatataactattagatataatgagtagcaattgtctgtattcggtattcgagatctggttagatgtcgaactaagtgcaaaaaagatggagtgattatgagtatgttatttgtcccacattgaaaaataatgcaggtttgataaatatatattacgtataaatattagaattgtcccacatcagaaaaaaaatccaatttttgtgaatatattacttataaatagtagaattgtcccacatcgaaagattagtataaggtggggtgattatatgattataaataagagttaacctacgtatatattaatcttttatttttttgaaagagatattttaataatatgtaaacaaatcattagacatataatgtaaacattaaacacttatacattttttttttgcattataaataagttaattaccccgttgcaacgcacgggcattcaaactagtactTAAACTATTTTTAAGTTGATCCCAAAAAATTTTAAATATTACTTTGTACTTTTGTAGGGTAATTTAGTTGTAGGGTAATTTAGTTACTTGTAATGGTCTCATTCAAAATAAACAGTGTTATATTAGAAAGAGTCAAAGTTTCGGTgttcatgttgtatttttttttattatagaaaATTGTTTTTAACTGATATACacctccccaaataggcttttacttttttttttgtgggACACTAACTCAATTATCATCCAATGTGTGTTTTTTTAGTAAGAATTATCCGTCaatattgtattgtaatttgtCACTAAACAAATATTATATAATCAAATACAAAATACAAATTAATTGTAAAACTGGCTCATGGAATACAATTTAATACTTTTTTTTAGGGAAAATTTAATGTTTTATGTAGTCTtttaaactatattgtatagattgaTAATATGTGGATTATGATATTGCCTTGTCACATTTATTTTGCGTTGTCACATTTATTTTGCCTTGTCACATTTACCATGTCACAtttaatttgccatgtcacattagccttttaattatattgtatagatgaTGTGTCCAAGTATGATCACTTGACGATGTGTTCAAATACGGTCAACTAGCCATCGCCACCCTTTTCAACTTCAACATAAAATCGCCGACCACCCCTTGTTGACATCACTCGCCAGTTTATCGCTCCAGGGCCCAACCTAACCCTCATTGCCTCTATCTAGTCCCTTTATCATCCCTATTAGGAAAAATGGTAGGTTTTTCTTAAATGGTCTTAACTTAAAATCTCTCACAATTTTATTTAATTTCCACTTCTATTTTATCAGTTGTGTGAGCCATCATGAAGTTGCGCATACAGGGGTAAAGTTACAAATTTCCACTTACATTATATGCTTATATGTTCAAATGTAAAAGTATACAGAGATTCACATCCCTAAGTTTTCTAAACATCCTCCCTAGATTAAGCTCAACAGGAAGTTTATAAGTACAAATAACACACAAGCTATGTTGGTATGTTACTCCTCATATAGGTATGATTTGACATTTAAATAGTTCATTTGCAACCGAACACACGGGGATTTTTGTAAAATAGCTAAGCCTGATACTAGGGTAGGCAAATACTTCTAGGTTCTAGCCGACTAGCCGAGTAGGAGAAACATAGCCATAAGAGCTTCAAAGTTCACTGATATCTACCCCGATCTTTAGAATCCTCTGAAAATCTGACGAAATTCTGCAACTCTTTCGCCTGGGTTGACATGCCAGCAATAGAGTACGCTTTAATCATGCTTTTATAAGTAACCCTATCAGGGTTACATCCCTTGCTCTTCATCATCTCAACAGCTTCTTTCATTTCGGCAAACCGTTCCATCCTCCCATATGCATCGACCAAACAATTGAAGAACACGGTATCCAAAGTCACATCAGTGTTTTCAATAATCCGTAAAACGCTGTCTATCTTCTCTGGTTTCCCGGCCCGGCCATAAGCCCTCACAAGTGAGCAGAATGTGACACAGTTGGGCTTTATCTTTTCAGATTTCATTAATCTAAACAAGAATTCCATCTGCTTTAAATCCCCAGCCCTGCCAAATGCATCTATTACCACATTGTAGGTTACAAGTGTCCAGGAGAAGTGATATTTTTGCATGTATTGCATCACAGAACTCATCTTTTCATAATCTCCAATTTTACCATATGAGTCCAAGAGTATGTTAAAAGTCCTAATGTTGGGTTCAATTCCTGCGGCCAGAAACTTCTCATAGCATTTCTCCATCATCTCGATTTGACCTGTGGCACCAAATGCTCTGAGTGTGGAATTCATCGTCCATGAATCGGGTTCACAATGCCGTTTGCAAAGCATTTCTGCTAGTACTGACTCCATCTCTGCAAACCTTTTATAAAATAGAAAAAACTGAATATACTGTGCATCATCACAAGGTCACAACATCTGGTTGTAGGAAGAAAAACAGAAAATCATAGGGTTATTGTCTTACTGGTGATTGCTCTAAAGCAGTTATACGCCGGATTTCTCTATTTGACTGTTGTACCATTCCGAATGTCTTTGATTTATTTGTTTATCCTCTTGAAGATACATGACATAATTTTAATGGACCAAATAAGATTCTGCACATATTAAAGTCAAGATAAGGGCTACTTGTGCCTCATAAAGGGGTAGTACCCACCTTTCCCTCACCTCTCTCTAGGGTAATCTATTACCCTCCTACAAGAATAATAGTGAATAATAGTTTCTCCACCACCCCTTTATCTTCCCtacatcattttcatatcttttccTGACCTCCTTTATGCCGTAACAATTAGATCCAATCCAAGCGAGCCCTAATAAATATTTACCATTGCCATTGCAACTGAGCCTAGGATTAAAGAGTTGAAATAGACAGTACGTGACTTTGATAGTTTGATGCACAAGAAAATTGATAATGTCAAATAGATATAATGGTTGAATATGAGATGGGGAGAATTTGTTGTAGATGATCCAAGTCATCCAACCAAGAATTCCAAACCAAACAATAGTTAACGACACAGAGCTAACCACTAATGCATTTGCATGAGATGAAAAGAGAAAGAGCAAATCTCTTACTTTCCTGATTTTCCGTAAGCATCAATCAGAGTGTTGTAAGTGACTGTGCTGGGCTTGATTCCCTGTGATACCATATCAGAAAGCAGCATAGAGACTTTATCAAAGGCAGAGACTTGAAAACACGATTTTATAAGGATCGAGTACGTATATACATCAGGTCTGCAGTTAGGATTGTTCTTCATATACTCGAGCAATGTGAATGCTTCATTAAACTGACCGCTCCTACTGTATGCTGACAAGAGAGCAGTGTATACTTCATGATTTATGAAGCATCCCTCATCAACCATGGCCTGAAATAGTTCTTGTGCCTTTTGAGGTTGCTTACACTTTCCAAGCATGACAATTAGTTTAACATATATGCCAGAGTCGGGCCTATACCACAATTGCTCCCGCAGGAGCTCAAAAACCTGCATTGTATGACAAGGTGACAATCTTAGTAATCATAGTAGATTGTCAAAGCTCTTGTTAGATTTGCCAGCTTATTAGTAATGATCCACTGTTACTGAAGAATGAAGCGTAATGCTATTTtgatccaacaacaacaacattaccccagtgtcTCAATGGCTACCGCAAATTGCGAGGTAAGAGGGgatcggatgtacgcagccttacccttgtgttagcaacacaaagaggttgtttccgaatgaccaaagatgaaaattgcgtcgagaactgcattaAAGGACCGCTACTTCATAAGAGAAAGAAGcgcagccactttagtgagctattttgatttattccatcataatccatACCCAAAGAGTAATGCTGCTTTGATCAAGGGGTCAAATTAGGCCAGTTATGATAGAAGTTGTAGACCACTCAACCTAGGTCAGACAAAACGTTGATGAGCATTGCAAAATAGTTGTCTGCTAAATTATCAGATTAATCAAGGTTCATATGCTTGATAACTCTATTGAAAATAACTGAAAATGGAAACAAAACCATCCATATATATAAATAGGCTTGTGTTTGGGGATCCCATATGAAATTCAGAGGCTTGTATCATTTGGAACAAGTACCTACTAGCCCCCTTCACCCCATAAGAAAGACAGAAGATTGTTTTTGAAGGAGTAGATATCCGCCAACCCTTGTTCCATCCCATATGTTGTAATTTTGTTATTGTACATGCTCTCTATTAGAATTCAAAACGGCCTGGCAATACCTGAAAGGAGAGAGAGCGCTCACTTCATAAGCCTAGGGGAACTCCATCTTTCCTAAAACTAATTGGCAATAGGAGAACTCCTAGGCTTTTAAAAGTGACTAATTCTCTACTCCACCACCAATGTGGGACTTCACATGTGGGTTTCTTGCATTCCAACACTCCCCCTCACAATGTGAAGCTCTTAAATAACCAAGGATGACACCAAGGGCTGCAATGGAGTTGGAACAGAGATACGGAATCCTCTAAAGAGAGGGCCCTCTTGCAGTGGCAGGCCATGTCAGAATTCGCCACACCCAAAAGGAGAGAGGGGGGTCACTTCATAAGCCCAAGGGACAGCCCATTtcgaattctaacacttaacacTCTCAAAGCATGTATAATAGTAAAAGATACAGAACACCTATTGTTCTCTCAGTTTACACTCTTACATTGGAGAGTAAAACACCACAATTCAGGCATCATAAGAAACAATGCACTTTGCTCAAGTAGAATACTGTGCCAAGTTAACTTTCAAGGATGATAGATTCACACTCTTACTTATTACAGCAGAATTTTAATCCTCATCAATAACTAGAAGTATATGATATCACAGCTCTGTTTAGAGTAAAGCTAATCACATTCCTCTAACAAACAACAATGGATAGAGCTGTTGTAATGACAATTATGAGATTAGTTGGCAAATGTCCATCTACACTCTCCTTACATGGCAGCATACATGATTCACTCAGCAATTAGCTGAACTCCCTGTCTCCCTCGTTTACCTGTTTTATTCTTTGTAacggggtattttaatcaaaaggtaaacaaatcattgggacggagggagtaatatttttaCATAACCAAAAACAACAATCATTTAGGGCCGTTCTTTCAGGCTAAAACTATATGAACTAAACTTAActtctaaaacccaaattaaATTGAATTGATACTTGATAGGACCTCACCTGAACATTACTGAACTTAAGTCCAAAAGAATCGGACTTAACCTGAACTAAACGGACTAAAATGAACTTAACTTATAAAACccgaactgaattgaactgataGGACATGACTTGAACTGAAAATCTGAAATTACCGAAAATTAAGTCGAAAAGAACGGTACCTTAACACTACATTATGCAACTAACCAAAGAAAAAACACAAATTCTTTGAAATACCCAATTAAAAACTAatcatcaaaaacccaaaacaataatCAAAAACACAAAATAATGCAAATTAATTAAGAAAAAGGATACCTTGAGAGCAGATTCCCAACGAAGAGCAGTAATTCTCTCATGAAGAGCTTCAAGAACAGTTCTAGGCAACAATCTCTTAGAACTAATCCCTTTCTTTTTCTCAATTACTGCTTTAGTAGCTTCCCTTCTAAGTATTACTGAAATTGccttttttgatgcaatttttgtgttaattacttgttttctttcttttgcttctTGTGAATTGTTCTTCTCCAATGAAAGTCCCCATCTTTTCTGGGTGTTGGAGAGTGTAATGGAAGatgatggagatggagatggagatggaaATGGGTCAGGGTTTGGGTTTGATGGGTCTGGAAATGGGTCGGGTCTGGTGGTGGGTTTGGAGCGGGGTGTGGTTAGTGAGGTGCGTGTGGGTGTGGAGTGGCGGTTAGGAATTGGTGGGAAGGGGAATGTGGGTCCTTGAAGTGAGGCCATGTTGATTTTTGGGAAGTGGTGCAAGAGTTCACAACTTTTTTAGATGGATCAATAAAGGGAAAAAACAATATCAATATCATTTGTCTCATTGTCTTAGACTTGTATCCTGTTCTTTTTAACATATTTTTAGCTCATTTTAGTTCAGTTCAACTTTATTTAGTTCAGTTCATCCCAatttagttcaattcagttcagtttcaTTCAATTAAGT
It includes:
- the LOC141591889 gene encoding pentatricopeptide repeat-containing protein At5g48730, chloroplastic-like, with amino-acid sequence MASLQGPTFPFPPIPNRHSTPTRTSLTTPRSKPTTRPDPFPDPSNPNPDPFPSPSPSPSSSITLSNTQKRWGLSLEKNNSQEAKERKQVINTKIASKKAISVILRREATKAVIEKKKGISSKRLLPRTVLEALHERITALRWESALKVFELLREQLWYRPDSGIYVKLIVMLGKCKQPQKAQELFQAMVDEGCFINHEVYTALLSAYSRSGQFNEAFTLLEYMKNNPNCRPDVYTYSILIKSCFQVSAFDKVSMLLSDMVSQGIKPSTVTYNTLIDAYGKSGKFAEMESVLAEMLCKRHCEPDSWTMNSTLRAFGATGQIEMMEKCYEKFLAAGIEPNIRTFNILLDSYGKIGDYEKMSSVMQYMQKYHFSWTLVTYNVVIDAFGRAGDLKQMEFLFRLMKSEKIKPNCVTFCSLVRAYGRAGKPEKIDSVLRIIENTDVTLDTVFFNCLVDAYGRMERFAEMKEAVEMMKSKGCNPDRVTYKSMIKAYSIAGMSTQAKELQNFVRFSEDSKDRGRYQ